Proteins encoded in a region of the Prunus persica cultivar Lovell chromosome G4, Prunus_persica_NCBIv2, whole genome shotgun sequence genome:
- the LOC109948630 gene encoding zinc finger MYM-type protein 1-like produces the protein MERYFKRRFASTTSSSDNVGSSSSRDVDISKDVDISRDVDSSKESELQDILANLIADPGLRPQMLDYDPNIRDEVRRAYLQKGPCQPKDHTFPQTDLSGYDRRFNVKWFDEFDWLEYSISKDAAFCLYCYLFKSNFRIGQGCSDAFTEMGFRNWKKKDKIRQHVGPVGSVHNQSRQYCVDLMNQKQHIRTALIKQSEQARIDYRICLTASLDCVRFLLRQCLPFRGHDESDTSSNKGNYLELLQFLADHDEKVKAIVLENAPGNLKLIAPTIQKDLVNACATETIKKIIKDMDGAFFSLLVDESRDVSVKEQMAVVFRYVDKSGDVIERFVGIQHVRDTTSNSLKEAIDILFAREELSISMLRGQGYDGASNMKGEFNGLKTQILRENPCAYYIHCFAHQLQLALVAVAKGNADIATFFTSCNSLVNIVGASCKRRDILRDQLQKDVTEALEKDTFQQGEA, from the coding sequence ATGGAACGATACTTTAAGAGAAGGTTCGCATCAACTACTTCTAGTTCGGATAATGTGGGTAGTTCGAGTTCGAGAGATGTTGATATTTCTAAAGATGTGGATATTTCTAGAGATGTGGATAGTTCAAAAGAAAGTGAGTTGCAAGATATCTTAGCTAATCTTATTGCAGACCCTGGACTTCGACCTCAAATGTTGGATTATGATCCTAACATTAGAGACGAAGTTCGAAGAGCATATCTACAAAAGGGTCCATGTCAGCCCAAGGATCACACATTTCCACAAACTGATCTTTCAGGGTATGATCGACGCTTTAATGTCAAGTGGTTTGATGAGTTTGACTGGTTGGAGTACAGTATTAGTAAAGATGCTGCATTTTGCCTTTATTGTTATCTCTTCAAATCCAATTTCAGAATTGGTCAAGGGTGTAGCGACGCCTTCACTGAGATGGGTTTTAggaattggaagaagaaagataaaattagGCAACATGTTGGACCTGTTGGAAGTGTTCATAATCAATCTAGACAGTATTGTGTGGATCTTATGAATCAAAAGCAACACATCCGAACAGCTTTGATAAAGCAATCAGAGCAAGCTCGTATTGATTATCGTATTTGCTTGACAGCTTCTCTTGATTGTGTGAGATTTTTATTGAGGCAATGTCTTCCTTTTCGTGGGCATGATGAGAGTGACACTTCAAGCAACAAGGGGAATTATTTAGAGCTCTTACAGTTTCTTGCTGATCATGATGAGAAAGTGAAGGCCATTGTGTTAGAAAATGCTCCCGGGAATCTCAAGTTAATAGCTCCAACAATTCAAAAAGATCTTGTGAATGCTTGTGCCACTGAAACTATTAAGAAAATCATCAAGGATATGGATGGTGcattcttctctttattagttGATGAATCACGTGATGTGTCAGTAAAAGAACAGATGGCGGTGGTGTTTCGTTATGTGGACAAAAGTGGGGATGTAATTGAGAGGTTTGTGGGCATTCAACATGTTAGGGATACTACATCAAACTCACTCAAGGAGGCTATTGACATATTGTTTGCAAGAGAGGAATTGAGCATTTCCATGCTAAGAGGACAAGGATATGATGGAGCTAGTAATATGAAGGGTGAGTTCAATGGTCTTAAAACAcagattttgagagaaaatccTTGTGCCTATTATATTCATTGTTTTGCACATCAACTTCAATTAGCTCTTGTGGCCGTGGCAAAGGGAAATGCTGATATTGCCACTTTCTTCACATCTTGCAATAGCTTggttaatattgttggagCATCGTGCAAGCGTCGTGACATTCTTAGAGATCAACTACAAAAGGATGTTACGGAAGCTCTAGAAAAAGATACTTTCCAACAGGGCGAGGCTTAA
- the LOC109948631 gene encoding zinc finger MYM-type protein 1-like, with protein MFKSVVKVLKFIIEDGSTDNLGEANRSLREIQSFEFVFHLFFMRSILGATNDLSQALQRKDQDIENAMTLVKVCKDQLQHMRENAFEALLDQVSSFCAKHDILVPNMDDAYVAQWRSHRRAPIITHLHHYRVDIFIQIIEWQLAELNRRFSEVNTELLLCLTCLSPDDSFIAFDKQKLLRFAEFYPQDFNSRDLLALEDQLEIYITHMRTMTDFSQLKGIGSLARKMVEKGLHRTYNYVYLLLRLALTLPVATASVERAFSAMNIVKGPLRNRMGDQWLSDSLLVYIEKDVFACIDNETIMLRFQNMKTRRGQL; from the coding sequence ATGTTTAAATCTGTGGTGAAAGTGCTCAAATTTATTATTGAGGATGGCTCCACTGATAATCTAGGTGAAGCAAATAGGTCATTGCGAGAAATAcaatcttttgagtttgtatttcacctatttttcatgagaTCTATATTGGGAGCCACAAATGACTTGTCACAAGCATTACAGAGGAAAGACCAAGATATTGAGAATGCAATGACTTTAGTCAAAGTTTGCAAGGACCAACTACAACACATGAGAGAGAATGCATTTGAAGCCTTGCTTGATCAAGTATCTTCCTTTTGTGCCAAACATGATATCTTGGTTCCAAACATGGATGATGCATACGTAGCTCAATGGAGATCACATCGGAGAGCTCCTATAATAACACACCTCCATCATTATCGTGTGGACATCTTTATTCAAATCATTGAATGGCAACTTGCGGAATTAAATCGTCGCTTTAGTGAGGTAAATACTGAGTTActtctttgtttgacatgttTGAGTCCAGATGATTCATTCATAGCTTTTGACAAACAAAAGCTACTTCGTTTTGCTGAATTTTATCCTCAAGATTTTAATTCCCGAGATCTCTTGGCacttgaagatcaacttgAGATTTATATTACTCATATGCGTACGATgactgatttttctcaattgaAAGGGATTGGTAGCCTTGCAAGAAAAATGGTGGAGAAAGGGTTGCATAGAACATATAATTATGTTTATTTGCTTCTCAGATTAGCCTTAACTTTACCGGTTGCAACTGCTTCTGTGGAGAGAGCATTTTCTGCTATGAATATTGTGAAAGGTCCACTTCGCAACCGAATGGGAGATCAATGGTTGAGTGatagtttacttgtttataTTGAGAAAGATGTGTTTGCTTGTATTGATAATGAAACTATAATGCTACGTTTTCAGAATATGAAAACTCGTCGTGGACAATTGTAA
- the LOC18778763 gene encoding formin-like protein 5 isoform X1, which produces MTIQQQIGLMRTSCFIVLVILLCASTSISSEERKITEEVFLSQLVDPATGKIDGDMAQLLWISCQVDLVHLTEAIEHLHLWLEEETSGGTDEISSKRQSSGKERFQKLISVLHPEVKQTLSDCLRRHGLLSRVSGEEGASKIWYTKYIESLFPRLYVPRRNLGSESLQSSAEVASPAPAAGSAQLSPVPSAAPTPSTSHTPRSRRPAAAFFPSVSKNSTVQASEPDAGLNVQEDKGRDDRKKIVIAVVVTASVTLVVAAVFFLCCTKICRTGKKDGQNDERPLLSLSLTDSSGSSYKSYVLGNSMKEVKLDHQSLGNNSKSGSTGGASKFDTSSNINGLVPPPPGRPPTGLPTLKAPPGRANPLPPEPPSSFKPPPSRNGPPPPPPPVPPSTLKVPPSTLKPSGSAGPPPPPPPPPGPPPPPPPKIGVPPPRPPQSMPFGSKVARPPPLAPKRPSNAASGEVGGSDAEGDAPKTKLKPFFWDKVLANPDHSMVWHQIKSGSFQFDENMIETLFGYNAAEKNKNERKKESTFQDPSPHLIQIINPKKAQNLSILLRALNVTVEEVCDAIREGNELPSEFLQTLLKMAPTQEEELKLRLFNGQLSQLGPAERFLKALIEIPFAFKRLEALLFMCTLQEEVTTLKESFATLEVACKELRSSRLFLKLLEAVLKTGNRMNDGTFRGRAQAFKLDTLLKLSDVKGIDGKTTLLHFVVQEIIRSEGVRAARAAKESRSFSSIKSDDLLEETSQETEEHFRSLGLQKVSGLSNELENVKKASVLDAENLTGTVTKLGHALVKTRDFLNSDMKNSGEDSEFHETLKSFVQNAEVDITGLLEEEKRIMALVKNTGDYFHGNAGKDEGLRLFVIVRDFLLIIDKACKEIRLAPKKSTNVQKKEAPSSDPRQPPTTPSASNLRQPPSPDLHKRLFPAIQDRRMDNSSSDDES; this is translated from the exons ATGACAATTCAACAACAAATAGGTCTTATGAGGACAAGCTGTTTCATTGTTTTGGTTATTCTGCTATGTGCTTCAACATCAATAAGCTCAGAGGAGAGGAAAATCACAGAGGAAGTGTTTCTCAGTCAACTTGTTGATCCAGCAACTGGAAAGATTGATGGGGACATG GCACAGCTGTTATGGATAAGTTGCCAGGTGGATTTGGTCCATTTGACAGAAGCTATTGAACATCTTCACTTATGGTTAGAAGAGGAAACATCTGGTGGCACAGATGAAATTAGTTCAAAAAGACAGTCATCGGGAAAAGAAAGATTTCAGAAGCTTATTAGTGTCCTGCATCCTGAGGTGAAACAAACTCTTTCAGATTGTTTAAGAAGGCATGGTCTCCTATCCCGTGTCTCTGGAGAAGAGGGTGCCTCGAAGATATGGTATACCAAGTATATTGAGTCCCTATTTCCCAGACTTTATGTTCCAAGAAGGAATTTGGGCAGTGAATCGCTTCAGAGCTCTGCTGAGGTAGCTTCTCCAGCCCCTGCAGCAGGATCTGCTCAACTCAGTCCAGTACCATCCGCTGCTCCAACACCTTCCACTTCTCACACTCCTAGGTCTAGGCGCCCTGCTGCAGCATTTTTTCCTTCCGTTTCCAAAAATTCGACCGTGCAAGCTTCAGAGCCAGATGCCGGTTTAAATGTACAGGAAGATAAAGGACGAGATGATCgtaaaaaaattgtcattgCTGTTGTTGTTACTGCATCAGTGACTCTTGTTGTTGCagcagttttctttttatgctgTACTAAAATCTGTAGGACTGGGAAAAAAGATGGACAAAATGATGAGAGGCCCCTCCTTAGCCTTAGTTTAACTGATTCTAGTG GTTCTTCGTACAAGTCTTACGTTTTGGGAAATTCAATGAAAGAAGTGAAGCTTGACCATCAATCGTTGGGTAATAACTCAA AATCAGGATCCACTGGAGGTGCTTCCAAATTTGATACATCCAGCAACATCAATGGACTGGTACCACCTCCTCCTGGAAGGCCTCCTACTGGACTGCCTACTCTAAAGGCCCCTCCTGGCAGAGCAAATCCTCTCCCTCCTGAACCACCTTCTTCTTTTAAGCCTCCTCCCAGCAGGAAtggtcctcctcctcctccgccTCCTGTGCCACCTTCCACTTTGAAAGTGCCACCTTCCACTTTGAAACCCTCGGGCAGTGCAGGCCCTCccccaccacctccaccacctcctGGCCCTCCCCCCCCACCCCCTCCAAAGATTGGTGTTCCTCCTCCTCGGCCACCTCAATCGATGCCTTTTGGTTCAAAGGTAGCTCGACCTCCACCTCTTGCACCAAAACGTCCATCAAATGCTGCTTCTGGTGAGGTAGGTGGATCTGATGCTGAAGGTGATGCTCCTAAAACCAAGCTGAAGCCATTTTTTTGGGATAAGGTTCTAGCAAACCCTGATCATTCAATGGTTTGGCATCAGATTAAATCAGGATCTTTCCA GTTTGATGAAAATATGATTGAAACTCTGTTTGGGTATAATGCTgctgagaaaaacaaaaatgaacgCAAGAAAGAATCTACATTCCAAGATCCTTCGCCCcatttaattcaaattattaatccCAAAAAGGCACAAAATCTATCAATTCTTTTGCGGGCACTGAATGTCACCGTAGAAGAAGTCTGTGATGCAATTCGTGAAG GAAATGAGCTTCCCTCTGAATTCCTACAAACTTTGCTGAAGATGGCACCAACACAAGAAGAAGAACTAAAGCTTAGACTGTTCAATGGTCAACTTTCTCAACTTGGGCCTGCTGAGCGGTTCCTAAAAGCCTTGATTGAGATTCCATTTGCTTTTAAGCGATTGGAAGCATTACTTTTTATGTGCACTCTTCAGGAGGAGGTCACCACCCTGAAAGAGTCCTTCGCAACCTTAGAG GTTGCTTGTAAGGAACTAAGAAGCAGCCGGCTTTTCCTCAAGCTTTTAGAAGCTGTTCTTAAAACTGGCAATCGCATGAATGATGGAACATTTCGTGGTCGTGCACAAGCATTCAAACTTGACACGCTCTTGAAATTATCTGATGTAAAAGGAATAGATGGCAAGACAACCCTTTTGCACTTTGTTGTTCAGGAAATAATCCGCTCTGAGGGTGTCAGAGCTGCTCGTGCAGCAAAAGAGAGCAGGAGTTTCTCTAGCATCAAATCAGATGATCTCCTTGAGGAAACTTCGCAGGAAACCGAAGAGCACTTTCGCAGTCTTGGTCTTCAGAAAGTTTCAGGTTTAAGCAATGAACTTGAGAATGTCAAAAAAGCATCCGTTTTGGATGCTGAAAACTTAACAGGAACTGTTACTAAACTTGGTCATGCACTCGTAAAAACCAGAGACTTCCTGAACTCAGACATGAAAAATTCAGGGGAAGATAGTGAGTTCCATGAAACACTGAAGAGTTTTGTGCAGAATGCTGAGGTTGATATCACAGGTCTCCTCgaggaagaaaagagaatCATGGCTCTGGTGAAGAACACTGGTGACTACTTCCATGGGAACGCAGGGAAGGATGAGGGTTTAAGATTGTTTGTTATTGTTCGGGATTTTTTACTAATCATAGATAAGGCATGCAAAGAGATAAGATTGgcaccaaaaaagtcaacaaatgtTCAAAAAAAGGAAGCACCTTCCTCTGATCCCCGTCAGCCTCCTACAACACCATCTGCCTCCAATCTTCGCCAGCCTCCTTCTCCTGATCTCCATAAGCGGCTTTTCCCGGCAATCCAAGATCGGCGAATGGATAATTCTAGCTCAGATGATGAAAGTTAA
- the LOC18778763 gene encoding formin-like protein 5 isoform X2, which yields MTIQQQIGLMRTSCFIVLVILLCASTSISSEERKITEEVFLSQLVDPATGKIDGDMAQLLWISCQVDLVHLTEAIEHLHLWLEEETSGGTDEISSKRQSSGKERFQKLISVLHPEVKQTLSDCLRRHGLLSRVSGEEGASKIWYTKYIESLFPRLYVPRRNLGSESLQSSAEVASPAPAAGSAQLSPVPSAAPTPSTSHTPRSRRPAAAFFPSVSKNSTVQASEPDAGLNVQEDKGRDDRKKIVIAVVVTASVTLVVAAVFFLCCTKICRTGKKDGQNDERPLLSLSLTDSSGSSYKSYVLGNSMKEVKLDHQSLESGSTGGASKFDTSSNINGLVPPPPGRPPTGLPTLKAPPGRANPLPPEPPSSFKPPPSRNGPPPPPPPVPPSTLKVPPSTLKPSGSAGPPPPPPPPPGPPPPPPPKIGVPPPRPPQSMPFGSKVARPPPLAPKRPSNAASGEVGGSDAEGDAPKTKLKPFFWDKVLANPDHSMVWHQIKSGSFQFDENMIETLFGYNAAEKNKNERKKESTFQDPSPHLIQIINPKKAQNLSILLRALNVTVEEVCDAIREGNELPSEFLQTLLKMAPTQEEELKLRLFNGQLSQLGPAERFLKALIEIPFAFKRLEALLFMCTLQEEVTTLKESFATLEVACKELRSSRLFLKLLEAVLKTGNRMNDGTFRGRAQAFKLDTLLKLSDVKGIDGKTTLLHFVVQEIIRSEGVRAARAAKESRSFSSIKSDDLLEETSQETEEHFRSLGLQKVSGLSNELENVKKASVLDAENLTGTVTKLGHALVKTRDFLNSDMKNSGEDSEFHETLKSFVQNAEVDITGLLEEEKRIMALVKNTGDYFHGNAGKDEGLRLFVIVRDFLLIIDKACKEIRLAPKKSTNVQKKEAPSSDPRQPPTTPSASNLRQPPSPDLHKRLFPAIQDRRMDNSSSDDES from the exons ATGACAATTCAACAACAAATAGGTCTTATGAGGACAAGCTGTTTCATTGTTTTGGTTATTCTGCTATGTGCTTCAACATCAATAAGCTCAGAGGAGAGGAAAATCACAGAGGAAGTGTTTCTCAGTCAACTTGTTGATCCAGCAACTGGAAAGATTGATGGGGACATG GCACAGCTGTTATGGATAAGTTGCCAGGTGGATTTGGTCCATTTGACAGAAGCTATTGAACATCTTCACTTATGGTTAGAAGAGGAAACATCTGGTGGCACAGATGAAATTAGTTCAAAAAGACAGTCATCGGGAAAAGAAAGATTTCAGAAGCTTATTAGTGTCCTGCATCCTGAGGTGAAACAAACTCTTTCAGATTGTTTAAGAAGGCATGGTCTCCTATCCCGTGTCTCTGGAGAAGAGGGTGCCTCGAAGATATGGTATACCAAGTATATTGAGTCCCTATTTCCCAGACTTTATGTTCCAAGAAGGAATTTGGGCAGTGAATCGCTTCAGAGCTCTGCTGAGGTAGCTTCTCCAGCCCCTGCAGCAGGATCTGCTCAACTCAGTCCAGTACCATCCGCTGCTCCAACACCTTCCACTTCTCACACTCCTAGGTCTAGGCGCCCTGCTGCAGCATTTTTTCCTTCCGTTTCCAAAAATTCGACCGTGCAAGCTTCAGAGCCAGATGCCGGTTTAAATGTACAGGAAGATAAAGGACGAGATGATCgtaaaaaaattgtcattgCTGTTGTTGTTACTGCATCAGTGACTCTTGTTGTTGCagcagttttctttttatgctgTACTAAAATCTGTAGGACTGGGAAAAAAGATGGACAAAATGATGAGAGGCCCCTCCTTAGCCTTAGTTTAACTGATTCTAGTG GTTCTTCGTACAAGTCTTACGTTTTGGGAAATTCAATGAAAGAAGTGAAGCTTGACCATCAATCGTTGG AATCAGGATCCACTGGAGGTGCTTCCAAATTTGATACATCCAGCAACATCAATGGACTGGTACCACCTCCTCCTGGAAGGCCTCCTACTGGACTGCCTACTCTAAAGGCCCCTCCTGGCAGAGCAAATCCTCTCCCTCCTGAACCACCTTCTTCTTTTAAGCCTCCTCCCAGCAGGAAtggtcctcctcctcctccgccTCCTGTGCCACCTTCCACTTTGAAAGTGCCACCTTCCACTTTGAAACCCTCGGGCAGTGCAGGCCCTCccccaccacctccaccacctcctGGCCCTCCCCCCCCACCCCCTCCAAAGATTGGTGTTCCTCCTCCTCGGCCACCTCAATCGATGCCTTTTGGTTCAAAGGTAGCTCGACCTCCACCTCTTGCACCAAAACGTCCATCAAATGCTGCTTCTGGTGAGGTAGGTGGATCTGATGCTGAAGGTGATGCTCCTAAAACCAAGCTGAAGCCATTTTTTTGGGATAAGGTTCTAGCAAACCCTGATCATTCAATGGTTTGGCATCAGATTAAATCAGGATCTTTCCA GTTTGATGAAAATATGATTGAAACTCTGTTTGGGTATAATGCTgctgagaaaaacaaaaatgaacgCAAGAAAGAATCTACATTCCAAGATCCTTCGCCCcatttaattcaaattattaatccCAAAAAGGCACAAAATCTATCAATTCTTTTGCGGGCACTGAATGTCACCGTAGAAGAAGTCTGTGATGCAATTCGTGAAG GAAATGAGCTTCCCTCTGAATTCCTACAAACTTTGCTGAAGATGGCACCAACACAAGAAGAAGAACTAAAGCTTAGACTGTTCAATGGTCAACTTTCTCAACTTGGGCCTGCTGAGCGGTTCCTAAAAGCCTTGATTGAGATTCCATTTGCTTTTAAGCGATTGGAAGCATTACTTTTTATGTGCACTCTTCAGGAGGAGGTCACCACCCTGAAAGAGTCCTTCGCAACCTTAGAG GTTGCTTGTAAGGAACTAAGAAGCAGCCGGCTTTTCCTCAAGCTTTTAGAAGCTGTTCTTAAAACTGGCAATCGCATGAATGATGGAACATTTCGTGGTCGTGCACAAGCATTCAAACTTGACACGCTCTTGAAATTATCTGATGTAAAAGGAATAGATGGCAAGACAACCCTTTTGCACTTTGTTGTTCAGGAAATAATCCGCTCTGAGGGTGTCAGAGCTGCTCGTGCAGCAAAAGAGAGCAGGAGTTTCTCTAGCATCAAATCAGATGATCTCCTTGAGGAAACTTCGCAGGAAACCGAAGAGCACTTTCGCAGTCTTGGTCTTCAGAAAGTTTCAGGTTTAAGCAATGAACTTGAGAATGTCAAAAAAGCATCCGTTTTGGATGCTGAAAACTTAACAGGAACTGTTACTAAACTTGGTCATGCACTCGTAAAAACCAGAGACTTCCTGAACTCAGACATGAAAAATTCAGGGGAAGATAGTGAGTTCCATGAAACACTGAAGAGTTTTGTGCAGAATGCTGAGGTTGATATCACAGGTCTCCTCgaggaagaaaagagaatCATGGCTCTGGTGAAGAACACTGGTGACTACTTCCATGGGAACGCAGGGAAGGATGAGGGTTTAAGATTGTTTGTTATTGTTCGGGATTTTTTACTAATCATAGATAAGGCATGCAAAGAGATAAGATTGgcaccaaaaaagtcaacaaatgtTCAAAAAAAGGAAGCACCTTCCTCTGATCCCCGTCAGCCTCCTACAACACCATCTGCCTCCAATCTTCGCCAGCCTCCTTCTCCTGATCTCCATAAGCGGCTTTTCCCGGCAATCCAAGATCGGCGAATGGATAATTCTAGCTCAGATGATGAAAGTTAA
- the LOC18779992 gene encoding 21.7 kDa class VI heat shock protein, which yields MTTTRKQLEVLTDDQTPHKWCVLLREDVFKKFMSQGSPAVHKVFGGGSLFSPFLFGKFFDPSDAFPLWEFDADILLAGLRSSGQSSTVDWFQTDQDYVLKADLPGDGKNNVQVYAENGKVVEISGQWKQQGGESKSTKDWRSGNWWEHGYVRKLELPQDADWRRIEASVTNDLLLEIKIHKINPLDCDINRLTMKDKEAV from the exons ATGACTACTACTCGCAAGCAGCTTGAAGTTCTAACAGATGATCAAACTCCACACAAATGGTGTGTTTTATTGAGAGAAGATGTGTTCAAGAAGTTCATGTCTCAAGGCAGTCCAGCAGTGCACAAGGTTTTTGGTGGAGGATCATTGTTCAGTCCATTCTTGTTTGGGAAATTTTTTGATCCTTCTGATGCCTTCCCACTGTGGGAGTTTGATGCAGATATCTTGTTGGCTGGTCTCAGAAGCTCTGGTCAAAGCAGTACTGTTGACTGGTTTCAAACAGATCAAGATTATGTACTAAAAGCAGATCTACCAG GAGATGGGAAAAACAATGTTCAGGTCTATGCAGAAAATGGGAAGGTTGTGGAAATTAGTGGGCAGTGGAAGCAGCAAGGAGGAGAGTCCAAGAGCACAAAAGATTGGAGAAGTGGGAATTGGTGGGAACATGGGTATGTTAGGAAGCTTGAGCTCCCACAAGATGCAGATTGGAGAAGAATAGAGGCCTCTGTGACTAATGACCTACTTTTGGAAATCAAAATCCACAAGATCAACCCCTTGGATTGTGATATTAATCGTCTGACCATGAAAGATAAGGAAGCAGTGTAA